The Cellulophaga sp. L1A9 genome window below encodes:
- the ribB gene encoding 3,4-dihydroxy-2-butanone-4-phosphate synthase gives MENITRLDTIEEAIIDIKNGKVIIVVDDENRENEGDFLAAAELATPEVINFMATQGRGLICAPLTESRCKELGLHMMVSNNTDHMETAFTVSVDLRGKGVTTGISAGDRAKTVLALTDPETKAFDLARPGHIFPLVAKEGGVLRRTGHTEAAIDFARLAGLQPAGVIVEIMNEDGSMARLPQLIEVAKKHDLKIVSIESLIAYRMEHDSLIEKKEDFNITTRFGDFRLRAYQQTTNDQVHIALTKGTWKKEEKILTRINSTLVNNDILGTLTNNPDKKLEDMFNAINAEGKGAFLFINQDSQSLNLLNRLSDLKALQAKGEMKAPKIEMDAKDFGVGAQILHDLNISKVKLLTNTIQSKRVGIIGYGLEIVDYVSY, from the coding sequence ATGGAAAATATAACGCGTCTAGATACTATAGAAGAAGCTATTATCGATATTAAAAACGGTAAAGTTATTATCGTTGTTGATGATGAAAATAGAGAGAATGAAGGAGATTTTTTAGCAGCTGCAGAATTGGCTACTCCCGAAGTAATCAATTTTATGGCTACACAAGGCCGCGGACTTATATGTGCCCCTTTGACCGAAAGCAGGTGTAAAGAATTAGGTTTACACATGATGGTATCGAACAACACAGACCATATGGAGACTGCCTTTACTGTTTCTGTAGATTTACGTGGGAAAGGAGTTACTACAGGAATATCTGCCGGAGATAGAGCCAAAACAGTCTTAGCCTTAACCGATCCTGAAACTAAAGCTTTTGATTTAGCACGACCTGGTCATATTTTTCCTTTAGTCGCCAAAGAAGGCGGAGTTTTACGTAGAACAGGACATACTGAAGCAGCTATAGATTTTGCGCGATTGGCAGGCTTACAACCCGCTGGTGTTATTGTAGAGATCATGAACGAAGATGGCTCTATGGCGCGCCTGCCACAATTAATTGAAGTTGCTAAGAAACACGATTTAAAAATTGTTTCTATAGAATCTTTAATTGCCTATCGTATGGAACATGATAGTTTGATTGAGAAAAAAGAAGACTTTAACATTACCACGCGTTTTGGAGATTTTAGATTACGCGCCTACCAACAAACGACAAACGATCAAGTACATATTGCTTTAACCAAAGGCACTTGGAAAAAAGAGGAAAAAATTCTTACGAGAATTAATTCTACTTTAGTAAATAATGATATTCTTGGTACCCTAACCAACAATCCTGATAAAAAACTTGAGGATATGTTTAATGCTATTAATGCGGAAGGCAAAGGTGCCTTTTTGTTCATCAATCAAGACAGTCAGTCTTTAAATCTTTTAAATAGATTATCAGATCTAAAAGCACTACAAGCCAAAGGAGAAATGAAAGCTCCTAAGATTGAGATGGATGCCAAAGATTTTGGTGTTGGCGCACAGATTTTACACGACCTTAATATTTCTAAAGTAAAATTATTAACCAATACCATACAATCTAAACGTGTAGGTATTATTGGTTACGGATTAGAAATTGTAGATTACGTTTCGTACTAA
- a CDS encoding LptF/LptG family permease, with amino-acid sequence MRILDRYLLSRFLYNFFSSFAILMLIFVFQTIWLFIDDLAGRGLDIMIILKFLFYIMPNLMEKVLPLTVLLASILTFGSIAENYEFAAMKASGISLQRSMRPLIIFVCILGVVVFYFANSVIPASEQKIYNLRKNIGQVKPSTAIVEGAFSDLEGTNMNMKVDRKYGDNERFLENVIIHRKSDNGINNTVIKAKTGELVSSEGSDILKLVLRDGHYYEDIVKKKTSENRKYPFAKSSFEVYTINQDISTLDVNLEEDRAVTTDKMKNVMRLIKDADSIKKNNLTIVETFSKSIHNRAGAFAVLSKKDSLDKANFKPLPKDSLLLQKVMFDTLNIVNLYPEYQKSQILNAAKNTTTNIIASISSKKDELDKRYKIYNMHIVSLHKKFALGLSCIVLFFVGAPLGAIIRKGGLGVPMVVAILLFLTYYFIGVFSENYAKDGNMNPIIGAWTSTLIMLPLGIFLTKRATEDKGLISFGVVIDLFKNGFKKLMPSRK; translated from the coding sequence TTGAGAATATTAGACCGTTATTTATTAAGTAGATTCTTATACAATTTCTTCAGCTCGTTTGCAATACTGATGCTCATCTTCGTATTTCAAACGATCTGGCTGTTTATAGACGATTTGGCCGGTAGAGGCTTGGATATTATGATTATCCTTAAGTTTCTCTTCTATATCATGCCTAATCTTATGGAGAAGGTACTTCCTTTAACGGTGCTATTGGCCTCTATTCTAACCTTTGGTTCCATCGCGGAAAACTACGAATTTGCTGCCATGAAAGCCTCTGGTATTTCCTTGCAACGGTCTATGCGTCCTTTAATTATTTTTGTTTGTATATTGGGTGTCGTGGTGTTTTATTTTGCCAATAGCGTTATTCCTGCTTCAGAACAAAAAATATACAACCTTAGAAAAAATATTGGACAAGTTAAACCGTCTACCGCTATTGTTGAAGGTGCTTTTAGTGATTTAGAAGGGACCAATATGAATATGAAGGTAGATCGTAAATACGGTGATAATGAGCGTTTTTTAGAAAATGTTATCATCCATAGAAAATCTGACAACGGTATAAATAACACCGTAATTAAAGCAAAAACAGGAGAATTAGTAAGTAGTGAAGGATCTGATATTTTAAAACTGGTTTTAAGAGATGGTCATTATTATGAAGATATTGTAAAAAAGAAAACTTCAGAGAATCGGAAATACCCTTTTGCTAAATCTAGTTTTGAAGTGTACACCATCAATCAAGATATCTCTACATTAGATGTTAATTTAGAAGAAGATAGAGCGGTGACTACCGACAAGATGAAAAATGTAATGCGGTTGATAAAAGATGCCGATTCTATAAAAAAGAACAACCTTACCATTGTAGAAACCTTTTCAAAAAGTATCCACAACAGAGCGGGAGCTTTTGCTGTTTTGTCAAAAAAAGATAGTTTAGATAAGGCTAATTTTAAGCCTTTACCTAAAGATTCATTGCTATTACAAAAAGTAATGTTTGATACTTTAAATATTGTCAATCTATATCCTGAATACCAAAAGAGTCAAATCTTAAACGCTGCAAAAAATACGACGACCAATATCATAGCTTCGATAAGCAGTAAGAAAGACGAATTGGATAAACGCTACAAAATTTACAACATGCATATTGTATCCTTACACAAAAAATTTGCCTTAGGCTTATCGTGTATTGTACTTTTTTTTGTGGGAGCACCCTTAGGAGCTATTATCCGTAAAGGTGGACTTGGAGTACCAATGGTTGTTGCTATTCTTTTATTCTTAACCTATTATTTCATCGGTGTATTTTCAGAAAATTATGCTAAAGATGGAAATATGAATCCGATTATTGGCGCTTGGACCTCCACATTAATTATGTTACCCTTGGGTATATTTTTAACGAAAAGAGCCACTGAAGACAAAGGATTAATAAGTTTTGGAGTGGTAATAGATCTATTTAAAAATGGCTTTAAAAAATTAATGCCTAGTAGAAAATAA
- a CDS encoding outer membrane lipoprotein carrier protein LolA, protein MKKIIVLVALLSSALSMAQNSAKAKTLLDDVYNKVKSYDNIYVDFKYALNNKEANINQETRGDVTMQGDKYLFNYLGSKQLFDGAKVYTIVPENEEVTIEDKSAEENTITPSKMLTFYKTGHNYEMDILQNIQGRKIQFVKLTPIDTNSEIKTILLGIDAETKHIYKLIETGKNGTKTTITVNSFKTNQPLSNSLFTFDEAKYKKEGYYIIRN, encoded by the coding sequence ATGAAAAAGATTATTGTTTTAGTAGCACTTTTGTCCTCTGCCCTTTCCATGGCGCAAAACTCAGCAAAAGCAAAAACTTTGCTAGATGACGTTTACAACAAGGTAAAAAGTTATGACAATATTTACGTAGATTTTAAGTATGCTTTAAATAATAAGGAAGCAAATATAAATCAGGAAACACGTGGTGATGTTACCATGCAAGGCGATAAATATTTATTTAATTATTTAGGATCCAAACAATTGTTTGACGGTGCAAAAGTATACACTATTGTACCTGAAAATGAAGAGGTAACCATTGAAGACAAGTCTGCAGAAGAAAATACCATCACGCCATCAAAAATGCTAACGTTTTATAAAACAGGGCATAATTATGAAATGGATATTTTACAAAATATTCAAGGTAGAAAAATTCAATTCGTTAAATTAACTCCTATAGATACTAATTCTGAGATTAAAACAATCTTATTAGGTATCGATGCCGAAACAAAACACATCTATAAACTAATAGAAACAGGTAAAAACGGGACTAAAACGACAATCACTGTTAATTCTTTTAAAACAAACCAGCCTTTATCAAATAGCTTATTTACTTTTGATGAAGCTAAGTACAAAAAAGAAGGTTACTACATCATAAGAAACTAA